From Ipomoea triloba cultivar NCNSP0323 chromosome 5, ASM357664v1, the proteins below share one genomic window:
- the LOC116018954 gene encoding putative ABC1 protein At2g40090, with product MAARFLWRAQTKLLFGATAVGGGAAAAAVANSDDPATALKLCTLVPLRLYRDSVTAAAIAFDYEYSLWGLPEGSAERQKVKHEVHLRSARRLEELCFKNGGIYIKFGQHLGQLEYLVPDEYVHIMRESMLNRCPQSSYEQVCEVVSKELGGTPDQIFKEFDPVPIASASLAQVHIAHTHDGQKVAVKVQHTHMTDTAAADYATVGLVVNTLHRFFPDVDYRWLVDEVRESVPKELDFLVEAKNSVKCMDNFRKLSPHIADYVYAPRVYWTLSTSKLLTMEFMDAAQINDVKTIQTLGIRPSDVAKLVSQAFAEMMFKHGFVHCDPHAANMLVRPMPSGQRTLFGKRKPQLILLDHGLYKELDSSTRMSYAALWKALVSSDAKGIKENSVKLGAGEDLYVLFAGILTMRPWNKVVDPSVDHLVIQGTDNERSELQMYASAYLPQITELLRRLPRVILLMLKTNDCLRAVNRTLVQGSSLESFYIIGKVSSEAVLDSVWEKRSLLSWINFWLQKILLEARLCGMQLAVWLLQLQKVLTIGNH from the exons ATGGCTGCGCGGTTTCTGTGGCGTGCCCAGACGAAGCTGCTATTTGGAGCCACCGCCGTTGGTGGCGGAGCTGCCGCCGCGGCTGTTGCCAATTCCGACGACCCCGCTACCGCCCTCAAGCTTTGCACCCTTGTTCCCCTTCGCCTCTACCGCGATTCCGTCACCGCCGCTGCCATAGCTTTCG ATTACGAGTATTCTCTCTGGGGACTACCAGAAGGTAGTGCAGAAAGACAAAAAGTCAAACATGAAGTTCATTTGAGGAGTGCACGTAGACTTGAAGAACTTTGTTTTAAAAACGgtggaatatatataaaatttggtCAACATCTTGGTCAGCTG GAGTACTTAGTACCTGATGAATATGTTCACATAATGAGGGAATCCATGCTAAATAGATGTCCTCAATCATCTTATGAACAAGTTTGTGAAGTTGTCAGCAAAGAACTTGGAGGAACACCTGATCAA ATATTTAAAGAGTTTGATCCTGTACCAATTGCAAGCGCTTCTCTTGCTCAAGTACATATTGCTCACACACATGATGGGCAAAAAGTTGCTGTGAAG GTTCAGCACACCCACATGACAGATACTGCTGCTGCTGATTATGCTACTGTGGGGTTAGTTGTGAACACATTGCATCGGTTTTTCCCTGATGTTGATTACAG GTGGTTGGTTGATGAAGTTCGTGAAAGTGTACCTAAG GAACTAGATTTCTTGGTTGAGGCCAAAAACAGCGTAAAATGTATGGATAACTTTCGGAAGCTATCTCCTCATATTGCAGATTATGTTTATGCCCCTAGGGTATATTGGACTTTAAGTACCTCAAAGTTGTTAACCATGGAATTTATGGATGCTGCACAAATAAATGATGTGAAGACCATTCAAACTCTTGGAATCCGGCCAAGTGATGTTGCAAAATTA GTTAGTCAGGCTTTTGCTGAAATGATGTTCAAACATGGATTTGTGCACTGTGATCCCCATGCTGCCAACATGTTAGTTCGCCCCATGCCATCTGGCCAAAGGACCCTTTTTG gaaaGAGAAAGCCACAATTGATACTTTTAGACCATGGCTTATACAAAGAACTTGATTCCTCTACAAGAATGAGCTATGCTGCACTCTGGAAG gCATTGGTAAGTTCTGATGCCAAAGGTATTAAGGAAAATAGTGTAAAACTGGGTGCGGGCGAGGATCTTTATGTATTGTTTGCTGGGATTCTTACAATGAGACCTTGGAATAAAGTTGTAGACCCTTCTGTTGATCATTTGGTGATCCAAGGCACAGATAACGAGCGTTCTGAACTCCAG ATGTATGCTTCTGCATACCTCCCTCAAATTACTGAGCTACTCAGGAGATTGCCTCGTGTTATTCTTTTAATGCTGAAGACAAATGACTGTCTACGAGCAGTTAATAGGACCTTG GTCCAAGGTTCCTCTCTCGAGTCATTTTATATCATTGGGAAAGTTTCTTCTGAGGCAGTTCTTGACTCAGTGTGGGAGAAGAGGTCGTTATTATCTTGGATCAACTTCTGGTTGCAGAAAATATTGTTAGAAGCCCGGCTTTGTGGAATGCAACTTGCTGTGTGGCTTTTGCAGCTTCAGAAAGTTTTGACAATTGGAAATCACTAA
- the LOC116019304 gene encoding probable LRR receptor-like serine/threonine-protein kinase At3g47570 — translation MMPFPICSSPFSTSNFIILLYFLSFLLPAASKLQGNATDRDSLLEFKKMIKGDPFGVMSSWNETIHFCEWPGVSCGRRHRRVTALGLSSMKLVGSLPSHIGNLSFLRVLDLQNNSFSGDIPPAIGNLHRLQVLLLHNNSFTGFIPSNISGCINLEALNFSNNYLMGSIPSQLGTLTNLQTIHFVHNNLTGKIPPSLGNLSLLYEFFANKNNLVGEVPDSLCRISGLQYLIVYENNLSGTLPSSLFNHSSMLAIDVGNNFIEGSLPPNLFITLPRLLYFSIHNDTFTGNIPPTLSNATNLQFFYISRNGLTGKVPDLGNLHKLQRFLIAFNHLGEGEDGDLNFLSSLTNATNLELLELNTNNFGGVLPESISNLSRNLIEIGLSYNKVSGKIPRGISNLIGLEALYLAYNKFNEEIPPELGFLSGLQELALLGNHLSGKIPSSFGNLTLLTRLSLRENHLQGIIPSSLGKCLNLALLDLGQNNLSGYIPQEVLQQSSLCLDFSQNQLTGSIPEDVGNLKFLNYLDLSYNSLSGHIPKTLGSCVQLEMLNLTNNNLQGNIPSTMQNLKSLQFLELSNNGLTGEIPSFFKNFKYLQNLNLSYNDFEGPVPSVGVFNDTSSFSIIGNRNLCGGISQLGLHECETTKPKKSKSSTYLKIVIPVISGFLVLTLVVCFLSIRWLKRSRKEPPPDSQENSILRMSYQTLLKATNGFASANLLGIGGFGAVYKGTFDHDGTVFAVKVLNLLHSGATRSFMAECEVLKNTRHRNLVKVLTACSGVDFQGNDFKALVYEYMKNGSLEDWLHFSPQENSQSEEHKKLSFVQRLNIATDVACALDYLHNDCELAIIHRDLKPSNVLLDNNMTGHVSDFGLARFVQPSILCSSASQTSTAGVRGTIGYMAPEYGMGSEVSKSADVYSFGILILEIFTGRRPTDELFKDGLNIHNYAKAALPVRGMEIADPILIQERDEQAQIKQNHKSHNRNDEFQECLVSLLEIGVTCSEESPRDRMNIGEVVGKLNILKKSL, via the exons ATGATGCCTTTTCCCATTTGCTCATCACCTTTCAGTACTTCCAACTTTATCATTTTGCTGTATTTCCTGAGTTTCTTACTTCCAGCTGCCTCCAAACTACAAGGCAATGCAACAGATAGGGATTCGCTTCttgaattcaagaaaatgatcAAAGGTGATCCCTTCGGTGTGATGAGCTCGTGGAACGAAACCATCCATTTCTGCGAGTGGCCCGGTGTTTCATGCGGCCGCCGCCACCGGAGAGTCACAGCCTTAGGCCTCAGCTCCATGAAGCTGGTGGGGTCACTTCCTTCTCACATTGGGAACCTAAGCTTTCTCCGGGTTCTAGACCTTCAAAACAACAGTTTCTCCGGTGACATCCCGCCAGCAATAGGTAATTTGCATAGGCTGCAGGTTCTGCTTCTGCACAATAACTCATTTACTGGCTTCATTCCTTCAAATATTTCTGGCTGCATAAACTTGGAAGCTCTGAATTTCTCAAATAACTATCTCATGGGCAGCATTCCATCACAACTTGGCACCTTAACTAATCTCCAAACCATTCATTTTGTTCACAATAACCTTACCGGTAAAATCCCTCCTTCTCTTGGCAATCTTTCTCTTCTGTATGAATTCTTTGCCAATAAGAACAACTTGGTAGGAGAAGTACCTGATTCTTTGTGCAGAATATCAGGACTACAATACCTTATAGTCTATGAAAATAATCTTAGTGGCACACTACCCTCCTCTCTATTCAATCATTCATCCATGTTGGCTATAGATGTGGGAAACAATTTCATAGAGGGGTCTTTGCCTCCCAACCTTTTTATCACCCTTCCTCGCCTTCTCTATTTTAGTATTCATAATGATactttcactggaaatataccTCCCACATTATCAAATGCTACAAACCTGCAGTTCTTCTATATTAGCAGGAATGGACTCACAGGAAAAGTACCTGACCTTGGAAACTTGCATAAACTTCAAAGGTTCTTGATAGCATTCAATCATCTTGGGGAAGGGGAGGATGGTGACCTGAACTTCCTGTCCTCATTAACCAATGCCACCAACTTAGAGCTTTTAGAGCTTAATACGAATAACTTTGGAGGTGTCTTACCTGAATCCATCTCAAACCTTTCAAGAAACCTTATAGAAATCGGCCTTTCCTACAATAAGGTTTCCGGGAAAATTCCAAGGGGGATTTCCAATCTCATTGGCTTGGAGGCTCTATATTTGGCTTACAACAAATTCAACGAGGAAATCCCGCCTGAGCTTGGGTTTCTTAGTGGATTGCAAGAGTTGGCTTTGCTAGGGAACCATTTATCTGGAAAAATCCCATCCTCTTTTGGAAATCTAACACTTTTAACCCGACTTAGTTTGAGAGAAAACCATCTCCAGGGTATCATTCCTTCAAGTTTAGGTAAATGCCTGAACTTGGCCCTGTTGGATCTTGGTCAAAACAACCTCAGTGGCTACATCCCACAGGAAGTTCTTCAACAGTCATCCTTGTGTTTGGATTTCTCACAAAACCAATTAACAGGTTCCATACCAGAAGATGTtggaaatttgaaatttttaaactaCTTGGATCTGTCTTATAATTCACTGTCAGGCCATATCCCTAAGACACTTGGGAGCTGTGTGCAGTTGGAAATGCTGAACTTGACAAACAACAACCTTCAAGGCAACATCCCCTCTACTATGCAAAATTTGAAGAGCCTGCAATTTTTGGAACTCTCAAATAATGGTTTGACAGGTGAAATCCCAAGCTTCTTCAAGAACTTCAAATATTTGCAGAATTTGAACTTGTCCTACAATGACTTTGAAGGTCCAGTCCCAAGTGTAGGAGTTTTCAATGATACAAGTTCTTTTTCAATCATTGGAAACAGAAATCTCTGTGGGGGTATATCTCAGCTCGGCCTACATGAGTGCGAAACTACAAAACCAAAAAAGAGCAAATCAAGTACTTACTTGAAAATAGTGATCCCTGTCATTTCCGGGTTTCTTGTGCTGACATTGGTAGTATGTTTTCTTAGCATTCGATGGCTTAAAAGATCAAGAAAAGAACCCCCTCCAGATTCACAAGAAAACTCCATCTTAAGAATGTCTTATCAGACTCTCCTCAAGGCCACAAATGGATTCGCCTCAGCCAATCTGCTTGGAATAGGTGGTTTTGGAGCTGTATATAAAGGAACTTTTGATCATGATGGCACAGTTTTTGCTGTCAAGGTTCTTAACCTCTTGCACTCTGGAGCTACCAGGAGTTTTATGGCTGAGTGTGAGGTCCTGAAGAACACAAGACACCGTAATCTTGTCAAGGTGCTAACTGCATGTTCGGGTGTTGATTTCCAGGGAAATGATTTCAAGGCCTTAGTTTACGAGTACATGAAGAATGGGAGCCTTGAAGACTGGCTGCATTTCAGTCCACAGGAAAATTCTCAGAGTGAGGAGCACAAGAAGCTAAGTTTTGTTCAAAGGTTAAATATTGCCACTGACGTGGCATGTGCTCTGGATTATCTTCATAACGACTGTGAACTAGCCATAATTCACCGTGATCTCAAGCCAAGCAATGTTCTCCTTGATAACAACATGACTGGACACGTCAGTGATTTTGGATTAGCCAGATTCGTACAGCCATCTATTCTTTGCTCTTCAGCATCTCAGACAAGTACTGCAGGTGTACGAGGAACTATTGGTTACATGGCACCAG AATATGGAATGGGAAGTGAGGTATCAAAATCTGCAGATGTATACAGTTTCGGCATACTGATCCTGGAAATTTTCACTGGGAGGAGACCTACAGATGAACTGTTCAAAGATGGATTAAACATTCATAACTATGCCAAGGCTGCATTACCAGTGAGAGGGATGGAGATTGCAGATCCTATACTTATCCAGGAAAGAGACGAACAGGCACAAATCAAACAAAATCACAAATCCCACAACAGGAATGATGAATTTCAAGAGTGCTTAGTTTCTTTGCTTGAAATTGGGGTCACCTGCTCTGAAGAATCACCTAGAGATAGAATGAATATTGGTGAAGTTGTAGGTAAATTGAATATATTAAAGAAATCCCTGTAG